One genomic region from Nilaparvata lugens isolate BPH chromosome 3, ASM1435652v1, whole genome shotgun sequence encodes:
- the LOC120350270 gene encoding uncharacterized protein LOC120350270, whose amino-acid sequence MGVLDVTQNGPSSDNSIIGFEYHSHAPYTVSYNANDEIRIPIQQQDVVYTLPSKSYLHLEYTVTGAANAAVAGTPCVSGFFANVFSEICYEINGVEVDGICNPGVTSLMKNAVTFERDEWTKMEGAGYKFSSTTGFADFAANGADTTIMDVPLRYLLGFAEDYRQILLNVKQELVLRVSPNFHDCVNVAATNVAITKLLWRMPHVEVADDVKLRLLQIVQNDTPISIPFRHWELYTYPTLPQTRKHTWTVKSTSQLEKPQYIVVGLQTARRGVAAANSSKFDKCNMKDVRVFLNNRYYPYESIDGDDNCIYNMYAAFNGVFNHGNARASNPLFEKNAIGDGKIMLFAFDCSRQNESLKTGSIDVRIEFEASENILGNTTAYCMMIHEMTREYRPMSGLVLSV is encoded by the coding sequence ATGGGAGTTTTGGATGTGACACAGAATGGACCGTCATCGGACAACAGTATCATTGGGTTTGAGTACCATTCTCATGCACCCTATACTGTAAGCTATAATGCCAATGACGAGATACGGATTCCAATTCAACAGCAAGATGTTGTTTACACACTGCCATCGAAGAGCTATCTACATTTGGAGTATACTGTGACTGGAGCTGCCAACGCTGCTGTGGCCGGAACTCCATGTGTCTCTGGATTCTTTGCCAATGTGTTTTCAGAGATATGCTATGAAATCAATGGTGTGGAGGTGGATGGTATATGCAATCCTGGAGTTACCAGCCTAATGAAGAATGCTGTTACATTTGAACGCGATGAGTGGACCAAGATGGAAGGAGCTGGCTACAAGTTTAGTTCAACCACTGGATTCGCCGATTTTGCCGCCAATGGAGCTGACACTACAATCATGGATGTGCCTTTGAGATATCTGCTGGGCTTTGCCGAAGACTATAGACAGATTCTACTCAATGTGAAACAAGAGCTGGTGTTGAGGGTCAGCCCCAACTTTCACGACTGTGTGAATGTTGCTGCTACCAATGTAGCAATCACAAAGCTTTTGTGGAGAATGCCTCATGTGGAAGTGGCAGATGATGTGAAACTGCGTCTGCTACAGATTGTACAGAACGACACACCCATCAGTATACCATTTCGACATTGGGAGTTGTATACCTATCCAACATTACCACAGACAAGAAAGCATACATGGACTGTTAAGTCGACATCACAGCTTGAAAAGCCACAATACATTGTGGTTGGGCTACAGACTGCAAGACGAGGTGTGGCAGCAGCCAACAGTTCAAAATTTGACAAGTGTAATATGAAGGATGTTCGAGTGTTTTTAAACAACAGATACTACCCATATGAGAGCattgatggtgatgataatTGCATCTACAACATGTATGCAGCGTTCAATGGAGTCTTCAACCATGGTAATGCTCGTGCAAGCAACCCTCTGTTTGAAAAGAATGCAATTGGTGATGGAAAAATAATGCTGTTTGCTTTTGATTGCTCCCGCCAAAATGAGTCACTCAAAACTGGAAGTATCGATGTGAGGATTGAGTTTGAAGCATCTGAAAACATTCTAGGTAATACAACTGCCTACTGTATGATGATTCATGAGATGACTAGAGAGTATCGGCCAATGTCAGGCCTTGTACTATCAGTATAA